In Monodelphis domestica isolate mMonDom1 chromosome 3, mMonDom1.pri, whole genome shotgun sequence, the following proteins share a genomic window:
- the LOC103095190 gene encoding myelin-oligodendrocyte glycoprotein-like: METISPSGAFLSKFLICFFFFLEMSMQASGDFSVIGPNEPFQTSVGGEAVLSCYLSPSQSAQNMEVIWSKSENKVHLYQNGNDNFEEQAPSYQGRTELVKDAISSGNVTLKILDVKPSDEGQYKCFFNDYSHAAEAFVELKVIEAPTLFQAYPAWWSVIGILALGQLSILFYYSWRTYQHRESFLVKWTHKLGVIILASFWCLLMAFLIYYIVNMSGCRGMDDLEEWKQKDQVYLALLTFLPLLPTFLFVAVDFHGKRKARGNADENQNQDPQEAINLTSLPKQQ, encoded by the exons ATGGAGACCATCAGTCCCTCAGGTGCCTTTCTCTCCAAATTCCTtatctgcttcttcttcttccttgagATGTCCATGCAAGCCTCAG GGGATTTCTCAGTGATTGGACCTAATGAGCCTTTCCAGACTTCAGTGGGAGGAGAAGCAGTATTATCATGTTACCTGTCTCCCTCTCAGAGTGCACAGAATATGGAAGTAATCTGGTCCAAATCCGAGAACAAAGTGCATCTCtatcaaaatggaaatgataacttTGAAGAACAGGCACCCAGTTACCAAGGAAGGACTGAGCTGGTGAAAGATGCCATCTCTTCAGGGAATGTCACACTGAAGATATTGGATGTGAAGCCTTCAGATGAAGGACAATATAAgtgtttttttaatgattattctCATGCAGCAGAAGCATTTGTGGAGCTGAAGGTTATAG AGGCACCAACCCTGTTCCAAGCCTATCCTGCATGGTGGAGTGTGATTGGCATCCTGGCATTGGGGCAGCTCAGCATCCTCTTTTACTACAGCTGGAGAACCTACCAACACAGAG AGAGTTTCTTAGTCAAATGGACCCATAAGTTGGGAGTGATTATTCTGGCAAGTTTTTGGTGTTTGCTGATGGCCTTCCTGATTTACTACATTGTGAATATGTCTGGCTGTAGAG GAATGGATGACCTGGAAGAGTGGAAACAGAAGGATCAAGTGTATTTAGCACTGCTGACATTCCTTCCTCTGCTGCCAACATTCCTGTTCGTGGCTGTTGATTTCCATGGCAAGCGCAAGGCAAGAG GGAATGCTGATGAAAACCAAAACCAAGACCCTCAAG AAGCCATCAACCTGACATCATTACCGAAACAGCAATAA